Proteins encoded together in one Cicer arietinum cultivar CDC Frontier isolate Library 1 chromosome 4, Cicar.CDCFrontier_v2.0, whole genome shotgun sequence window:
- the LOC140920021 gene encoding uncharacterized protein has protein sequence MGNSAVGSKATCHPALTVTNIKNHIPIVLELENIQFGTWVELFKIHARSHKVLHHIIPPAPRMETTAPATDDEKELWTTLDATILQWIYSTISSDLLATIIEPDSTAMEAWNRLTNIFQNNQNARAVTLEQEFSSIRMEDFPIASAYCQRLKMISDQLKNIGAPVSNQRLVLQLISGLTDAYKGVGTLIRQSNPLPQFYQARSMLTLEEASLIKMAATGAQAAMIAAQPKDLTEASYSTDNRDNKKNSNRNSANKNRGSYDRNGGRGHRGGGRGVGQPSQQTNTSPWSSPPAPWQQYPWGWMSPPWALPPCPYPSSQWTRPNGPPKQQGLLGPHPQAYAASTPSLAPTNIEAAMHTMSLNPPDGQWYMDIGATSHMTASQGNLSSYSNMSNSNQHIIVGSGQQIPIRGYGHSTLSTPTKPLKLQNVLHAPQIIKNLIYVRRLTTDNNVSIAFDPFGFSCHPALTVTNIKNHIPIVLELENFQFGTWVELFKIHARSHKVLHHIIPPAPRMETTAPATDDEKELWTTLDATILQWIYSTISSDLLATIIEPDSTAMEAWNRLTNIFQNNQNARAVTLEQEFSSIRMEDFPIASAYCQRLKMISDQLKNIGAPVSNQRLVLQLISGLTDAYKGVGTLIRQSNPLPQFYQARSMLTLEEASLIKMAATGAQAAMIAAQPKDLTEASYSTDNRDNKKNSNRNSANKNRGSYDRNGGRGHRGGGRGVGQPSQQTNTSPWSSPPAPWQQYPWGWMSPPWALPPCPYPSSQWTRPNGPPKQQGLLGPHPQAYAASTPSLAPTNIEAAMHTMSLNPPDGQWYMDIGATSHMTASQDGDATNEM, from the exons ATGGGCAAcagtgcagttggttcgaaagcaaca tgtcaTCCGGCTCTCACAGTAACCAATATCAAGAACCACATCCCCATTGTTCTTGAGCTGGAAAACATTCAATTTGGTACATGGGTTGAACTTTTCAAAATCCATGCTCGCTCTCATAAGGTCCTCCATCATATCATTCCTCCAGCACCACGCATGGAGACGACGGCCCCTGCAACTGATGATGAGAAAGAACTGTGGACAACTCTTGATGCAACGATTCTACAGTGGATCTATTCCACTATCTCTAGCGACCTTTTGGCTACCATCATTGAACCAGACTCCACTGCCATGGAGGCCTGGAATCGATTAACCAACATCTTCCAAAATAATCAAAACGCTCGTGCAGTCACTCTCGAGCAGGAGTTTTCCTCCATTCGCATGGAGGATTTTCCCATCGCTTCTGCATATTGTCAGCGACTCAAAATGATTTCTGACCAATTGAAAAACATTGGAGCTCCTGTATCTAATCAGAGACTCGTTCTTCAGCTTATTTCCGGCCTCACTGATGCATACAAAGGGGTCGGAACACTGATTCGGCAAAGCAATCCTCTTCCTCAATTTTATCAGGCCCGTTCTATGCTTACTCTTGAAGAAGCTAGTCTAATTAAGATGGCAGCGACAGGTGCTCAGGCTGCCATGATTGCGGCACAACCGAAGGACCTTACTGAAGCCTCCTATTCCACTGATAACCGCGACAACAAGAAGAATAGCAACCGAAATTCAGCCAATAAAAACCGCGGTAGTTACGACAGAAACGGCGGGCGTGGTCATCGTGGCGGCGGACGTGGGGTTGGTCAACCGTCCCAGCAAACCAACACCTCACCGTGGTCGTCTCCTCCCGCCCCCTGGCAGCAGTATCCGTGGGGTTGGATGTCACCACCATGGGCACTCCCTCCTTGCCCATACCCGTCTTCTCAATGGACTCGCCCCAATGGTCCTCCAAAGCAACAAGGATTATTAGGCCCACATCCGCAAGCCTATGCAGCCAGCACACCTTCTCTAGCACCCACAAACATTGAAGCCGCCATGCACACCATGTCCCTCAATCCTCCAGATGGTCAGTGGTATATGGATATTGGGGCAACCTCTCATATGACGGCATCACAAGGTAATCTCTCGTCTTATTCTAATATGAGTAATTCAAATCAACATATTATTGTTGGCAGTGGACAACAAATTCCAATTCGTGGTTATGGACATTCCACCCTTTCTACACCTACAAAACCTTTAAAACTACAAAATGTCCTACATGCCCcgcaaataattaaaaatttaatttatgtgcGACGTCTCACTACTGACAATAATGTTTCTATTGCTTTTGACCCTTTTGGATTCTCT tgtcaTCCGGCTCTCACAGTAACCAATATCAAGAACCACATCCCCATTGTTCTTGAGCTGGAAAACTTTCAATTTGGTACATGGGTTGAACTTTTCAAAATCCATGCTCGCTCTCATAAGGTCCTCCATCATATCATTCCTCCAGCACCACGCATGGAGACGACGGCCCCTGCAACTGATGATGAGAAAGAACTGTGGACAACTCTTGATGCAACGATTCTACAGTGGATCTATTCCACTATCTCTAGCGACCTTTTGGCTACCATCATTGAACCAGACTCCACTGCCATGGAGGCCTGGAATCGATTAACCAACATCTTCCAAAATAATCAAAACGCTCGTGCAGTCACTCTCGAGCAGGAGTTTTCCTCCATTCGCATGGAGGATTTTCCCATCGCTTCTGCATATTGTCAGCGACTCAAAATGATTTCTGACCAATTGAAAAACATTGGAGCTCCTGTATCTAATCAGAGACTCGTTCTTCAGCTTATTTCCGGCCTCACTGATGCATACAAAGGGGTCGGAACACTGATTCGGCAAAGCAATCCTCTTCCTCAATTTTATCAGGCCCGTTCTATGCTTACTCTTGAAGAAGCTAGTCTAATTAAGATGGCAGCGACAGGTGCTCAGGCTGCCATGATTGCGGCACAACCGAAGGACCTTACTGAAGCCTCCTATTCCACTGATAACCGCGACAACAAGAAGAATAGCAACCGAAATTCAGCCAATAAAAACCGCGGTAGTTACGACAGAAACGGCGGGCGTGGTCATCGTGGCGGCGGACGTGGGGTTGGTCAACCGTCCCAGCAAACCAACACCTCACCGTGGTCGTCTCCTCCCGCCCCCTGGCAGCAGTATCCGTGGGGTTGGATGTCACCACCATGGGCACTCCCTCCTTGCCCATACCCGTCTTCTCAATGGACTCGCCCCAATGGTCCTCCAAAGCAACAAGGATTATTAGGCCCACATCCGCAAGCCTATGCAGCCAGCACACCTTCTCTAGCACCCACAAACATTGAAGCCGCCATGCACACCATGTCCCTCAATCCTCCAGATGGTCAGTGGTATATGGATATTGGGGCAACCTCTCATATGACGGCATCACAAG ACGGGGACGCCACTAATGAGATGTGA